GTACatgttaatatttaatttggcCAACTAAACTTACATATAaattagtcacaaaaaaaaaacttatatataaatcttaatttagtcttttaaattttatttgcattaatttaggctttaaattttataaatatgacTCGGTATTTATTTGAGTatcattaaattaataaaaaaatttaataaaaaatatattttttaatattttaatattgacaaatttctaataacaaaataaaagaactaaaatataaaaaaactatttttttagaaGTTACAGTttacatctttttaaaaaatctttttttttgtaaaaaaatattttttgaataataaatacacaaaaaaatatttttatattattttacccaattataattgatagataaaaataatttttatatgagatatttaaacattaattttttaatttttttaaaaaatctattagaaaaagaaaactaaaaaaaatcttttcgtAAAAGTCAGGGTTCTGAAAATCTGTTCGAACCGGCCGGTCGAACCAATTGAACCGCAAACCGATAGAAATTCTGGTTCAGACTAATTACAAAATTGCGGGATTAGAAAACCGATTTTGAACCGCCAAACTGGCTAGGAATCGGTCGGTCAAAAAACGCCGTTGTTTGGCCTTTTCATCTAACTCGGCAACCCTATATCAATAACCCACTAACCCTTGCTCCAATGTTTTGAAAATCGGACTAGACCGGCCGGTTTGAGCGGTCTAACCATGAACTGGCAGCAATTACGGTCCGGTTTGCCCCCTGACCGGTTTAAAagaaacggcgtcgtttttgGCAAATTTGGCTTACTTCCACTCTTGGTTCCGAATCTCCGTCGTTTCTTTCTCCCTTTCCCCCTCCCTGTCTTTCATTCACAGAAACTCAGCCAAAAAACCCTAGCACTGTAAGCCTTCACCACCGCCGCAAGGAGTGGCATACTGCCGCCGTCCGGCCGTCTATCTAGCTTCCCTCGTGCTCCAAGTCTTCAACCCCTGTTCGCTGTCACCGATCGCAGTTGCTTCCTCGAGCTCGGCGTCCGTCGTCTTTGTCTGTTCAGCCGCGCTTCCGCCGCCGTTTGTTTGCCGTTCACGTTCGCGTCTTCGTTCGCGTTCTTCGCTGTTCAAGTTTGCTCGGCGTTCACCGTTCGCGTTCACTCGCCGATCACCGTTCGGGTTCGCATTCGCGTTCGTCTGGAAGCCACGTTGCTCTGCTTCAAACTCTGCGACCAACCCGCGCGCTCAACCTAGCCGTCGAACTGCTCTCTTTTGTAGCCGCCGTGAGTTCCCTAAACCCGCCACCAGACAATACCCTCACACAACACCAATACTCTGCTTCAAACTCTGCAACTTCTTATTTCtattacaataattaattatttgatttggtaGTGGTTTAGATTTTTTTCATAGACTGAATTAAAGTATACAATAGTTATGTTCTCTTATCTATGACATTGATATTAAGCTTTGAaatctcttattttgttttaagtTTACCGCACTCaacatgtttgatgaaatgctttaACCATATTTCGGGTTGGTTTTATCATTTCTAGCTTTTAGAAACTTAGTAAGTTGATTGCATGTGAAATTAGAATAATTGGATCTTAGTAATTAGGAAATTTTAGCTGCGCAAATAGCATCTTTGTAGAAAACATATTAGCATGATGATTCCACTTGCATTAGTGTTCTTCTGGTAAATTTTTGGGCTGCTGTTGTTTTAATTTGCTAAATTGTTAGGTTTCTGCGATTTAATTTGTTGGATTTTCTATTtaggtcttcttcttgtttattTGCTAAATTGTTGTTGTGTAGTTATTGTTGCCTTTGAGATTCTTGCTGGATATTGGTGATCATTGATTTATTATATGCTTCATGTTTtcattgttttcttcttctgaaggaaaaaaaaaatctgttttcattgttttgttgattgtttgttttgtttcagaaattaattttttgtgatCAATGCTCAAACTCTAAATGTTGTTCTGCTGGTTTTGCTGTGTTTGTTTTGTTTCGGAAATCAATTTTTTGTGATCAATGCTCAAACTCTGAATGTTGTTCTGctgtttttgttttgtctcagaaatcaaatttttgtGGTTAATGCTCATACTCTGAATGTTGTTCTGTTTTGTTTTAAGGCTGTGTTTGGAAGAGGTGATTGATTTCTGAGtgttgttttgtttttgttttaaagTTGATTCTGGTTTGCTACAAGCTTGAACATAGAATTGAAGAGAGAAACCCTTTATTATTTCATCATTGGCCTATTTTTGGCATTACATATCATTGTAGTTTGTTTATTCATAGAACTAGTTGTTTATGATCCCCTTTTGAAGTAAAAAAAATGCAGTAGAACAGTGTTTAGATCCAGTTGCTTTattcattgaatttttataGAATCAGGTGTTTATTATAAAACGGTTTTTCTGGTTGAACCAGTTGAACCAAtgaaccagtgaaccagtaactagagcggttcgatgaccggtccggttttcagaaccttgcttGCTCCACACAAGGCACAACGGCGCAGCACTCCCTCTCCCTCCCTCACCTTCGAGCTCGTCCTTCCTCTCACCAACGGCGAGCTGTCTCCGTCACTTCCGTCCAACTGCTGGACTGCTCCCGCCGCCGTCGCAGGTTGGAGCCTCAAAGATTACAGTTGCCATCGTGCAGCTCTCCACCATCGTCGCCGGACTCGCCT
Above is a genomic segment from Arachis stenosperma cultivar V10309 chromosome 1, arast.V10309.gnm1.PFL2, whole genome shotgun sequence containing:
- the LOC130982803 gene encoding uncharacterized protein LOC130982803 encodes the protein MNWQQLRSGLPPDRFKRNGVVFGKFGLLPLLLPSCSKSSTPVRCHRSQLLPRARRPSSLSVQPRFRRRLFAVHVRVFVRVLRCSSLLGVHRSRSLADHRSGSHSRSSGSHVALLQTLRPTRALNLAVELLSFVAANLACSTQGTTAQHSLSLPHLRARPSSHQRRAVSVTSVQLLDCSRRRRRLEPQRLQLPSCSSPPSSPDSPPVSVAHLCSTVAGVSRLHLSVAVKHSRQDRLLPPS